A single region of the Candidatus Poribacteria bacterium genome encodes:
- a CDS encoding tetratricopeptide repeat protein, protein MHPVRFKTTPYIVRAVILTLCFLILSGCSSDSDPNTPSAVNYTERGWSLYKSGNYAQALLSFERAVNFDENLADAHNGIGWSHLSLSLNPLLAQEAFQNAVQLDAANADAWVGLANLLYLRNKETNDFRSAIRAIDNALQADAQYLFRHDYDSKADLYALKASCYFYLGEHQSAAVEINKALQIDTTHKTAVVLQDLLAE, encoded by the coding sequence ATGCATCCTGTTAGGTTCAAAACTACACCTTATATCGTCCGTGCAGTTATACTCACGCTCTGCTTCCTGATACTGAGCGGTTGTTCCAGTGATTCTGACCCAAATACACCAAGCGCGGTCAATTACACGGAACGGGGGTGGAGTCTCTACAAGTCGGGCAACTATGCACAGGCACTGCTCAGTTTTGAGCGCGCAGTCAATTTCGATGAAAATCTTGCCGATGCACATAACGGGATCGGGTGGAGCCATCTCAGCTTGTCGCTGAATCCACTTTTAGCACAGGAAGCATTCCAGAACGCTGTGCAACTCGATGCCGCAAATGCGGATGCGTGGGTTGGGCTGGCAAATCTTCTCTATTTACGGAACAAAGAGACGAACGATTTCAGGTCTGCTATCCGTGCGATTGATAACGCGCTCCAAGCAGATGCACAATACCTTTTTCGGCACGACTACGATTCCAAAGCCGACCTCTACGCCTTGAAAGCGTCATGTTACTTCTATCTCGGCGAACATCAATCCGCAGCGGTGGAGATTAATAAGGCACTTCAAATTGATACAACCCATAAAACTGCTGTTGTCTTACAAGACCTACTGGCGGAATAA
- a CDS encoding FtsX-like permease family protein, giving the protein MADARSKETPNTPKNRMRKFSWNSLKHFWQIHLTVALCTAVATGVLAGALIVGDSVRGSLRSLTTERLGTIQHALLADHFFQPDLLQRENKVPAILLNGTIVAPQTQARASKVNIAGVTDDFFTFWQEDTALNLNKAPEQPFNPIVINEALGNELNVQVGDTLLVNMSQAADIHPEFLLGERDAANVIQSLRLVVSDIIPTKNAGRFSLQAHQSLPFNAFIALPVLQKALGQGGKVNALFTADTDAISAADLSLTFESLGLRTKMHENHFDLQSQQYLLKPVLSETARTVATENRIPTLPTLTYLANTISANDKVIPYSTIVALPTDVGAFSELLNRYTTEADRLAYEEADNQGRKRLESEKLEKRKKLEAEISSLEKEVSNLKNTKQRLGNTPEYKQRVAEIKEALAEIKKALNATPARGKPGEITLNTWTAADLGVKVGDEISITFYTVGVEEEYITETALFFLKTIIPIEGIAADRNIIPEFPGIHDTDDMSEWKSPFPIDYTLVRDKDETYWDEYGATPKAFIPLEIGERLWKNRFGDLTTIRMGNAPGADIQATRTHFETEFLKKIQPEQVGFQFLSLQADGLQAAAGATDFGMLFGSLSGFIIIAVALLVAMLFRVGVEQRSREIGILQAVGYPLAKIRRRFLYEGATVAGIGSLLGCLLAVGYAELMIFGLQTWWLPAIGTPFMELHVKPISLLSGVLIALAVVMISIRITVQQLGETSTTALLAGETDFAEITLTQQTKQTEFSKRMSILKKIGTTLVAVLLAFFVIFDKWFIDTFGTWITDPILDFLLLTLAIIGMGWDAFGRWLKSQRAPKRFNRLRFALKNAARQPGRSTTCIKTISLACCIVVAVGANRHDAPPETAYAFVAESAIPLHHSLNTPDGKFELGFSEKASELLSESEIFPFRALPGEDASCLNLYQPQKPQILGASNTMLDELPWSNLWEGQPVDGKAIAIGDENSLRWILHHNPKDDFLIQDEFGKPLSLELVTLKNSLFQSQLIISASNFTKYFPSQSGYQFFLIKTPQALREETAHVLEETLADYGFDLTSASARLESYRAVENTYISTFQSLGGLGVLLGTFGLALVFFRNIIERRGELATLRAFGFRRQLLSRMLFLESCFLLAVGMLIGIVAGLVAILGSQGHFPSFPWVSLTITLLFIFGFGIIANAIAVAVALRSPLLSTLKSE; this is encoded by the coding sequence ATGGCAGATGCACGCTCGAAAGAGACACCTAACACACCTAAAAACAGAATGCGCAAATTCTCTTGGAATTCCCTTAAACACTTTTGGCAGATACATCTTACCGTCGCACTTTGCACCGCTGTAGCGACGGGTGTACTCGCAGGTGCTTTAATCGTGGGTGATTCTGTGCGTGGCAGCCTACGAAGTCTCACAACAGAACGGCTCGGCACCATCCAACACGCCCTCCTCGCAGACCATTTTTTTCAACCCGATCTCTTGCAGCGGGAAAATAAAGTGCCAGCAATTCTGCTAAACGGCACAATCGTCGCACCACAGACACAGGCACGGGCATCAAAGGTTAACATCGCCGGGGTAACAGACGATTTCTTCACATTTTGGCAAGAGGATACCGCCCTGAATCTCAACAAAGCACCTGAGCAACCCTTCAACCCTATTGTCATTAATGAGGCACTTGGAAACGAACTGAATGTCCAAGTCGGTGATACGCTGCTGGTAAACATGTCTCAAGCCGCAGACATCCATCCAGAGTTTCTGCTCGGTGAGCGAGATGCAGCCAATGTTATCCAGAGCCTTCGTTTGGTCGTCAGCGATATAATTCCCACCAAGAACGCTGGACGGTTCAGTCTACAGGCACATCAAAGCCTCCCATTCAACGCTTTCATAGCACTCCCTGTTCTCCAAAAAGCACTCGGACAGGGGGGCAAAGTGAATGCCTTATTTACTGCGGATACGGATGCAATTTCGGCAGCGGATCTATCGTTAACCTTTGAAAGTCTCGGGTTACGTACTAAGATGCATGAGAACCACTTCGATCTCCAAAGTCAGCAGTATCTTCTCAAGCCAGTGCTGTCCGAAACCGCGCGAACGGTTGCCACTGAAAATCGTATCCCGACCTTACCTACACTCACCTACCTCGCAAATACAATAAGTGCTAACGATAAGGTTATCCCTTACTCTACAATCGTGGCACTCCCGACGGATGTGGGGGCTTTTTCGGAACTTCTTAACAGGTATACTACCGAGGCGGACCGCCTCGCGTACGAAGAAGCGGACAATCAAGGACGCAAACGGTTAGAATCAGAAAAACTTGAAAAGCGCAAAAAACTTGAGGCGGAAATTAGCAGCTTAGAAAAAGAAGTCAGTAATTTAAAAAACACGAAACAGAGACTCGGCAATACACCGGAATATAAGCAACGAGTGGCGGAAATTAAAGAGGCGTTAGCGGAAATTAAAAAGGCATTAAATGCAACGCCTGCTCGTGGCAAACCCGGCGAAATTACGCTCAATACATGGACAGCAGCGGACTTAGGGGTGAAAGTCGGCGATGAAATCAGCATCACCTTCTACACTGTTGGTGTTGAGGAAGAGTATATCACTGAAACGGCACTCTTTTTTTTAAAAACTATTATTCCAATTGAGGGTATTGCTGCTGATAGGAACATCATCCCTGAATTTCCGGGCATCCACGATACCGATGATATGTCCGAGTGGAAATCCCCTTTCCCAATTGATTACACCTTGGTGCGAGACAAGGATGAGACATATTGGGATGAATACGGCGCAACGCCAAAAGCATTTATCCCGTTGGAGATCGGCGAACGACTCTGGAAAAACCGATTCGGTGATCTTACCACTATTCGGATGGGCAACGCACCCGGCGCAGATATTCAGGCGACACGTACGCACTTTGAAACCGAATTCCTGAAAAAGATTCAACCCGAACAAGTTGGCTTTCAATTCTTATCGCTACAAGCAGACGGACTTCAAGCCGCTGCGGGTGCTACAGACTTTGGGATGCTGTTTGGCAGTCTAAGCGGTTTTATTATTATCGCTGTTGCTCTGTTGGTCGCGATGCTTTTCCGCGTCGGTGTCGAGCAGCGGTCGCGTGAGATTGGTATCCTACAGGCTGTCGGTTATCCACTCGCCAAAATTCGTCGCCGTTTCCTTTACGAGGGCGCGACCGTCGCGGGGATCGGGAGTCTGTTGGGATGCCTGCTCGCTGTGGGCTATGCCGAACTCATGATATTCGGACTACAGACGTGGTGGCTGCCTGCCATCGGCACGCCGTTTATGGAACTTCACGTCAAGCCGATAAGCCTGCTGAGTGGCGTACTCATCGCGCTGGCTGTTGTGATGATCTCTATCCGTATAACTGTTCAACAATTGGGTGAGACTTCTACAACAGCACTCCTCGCTGGTGAAACCGATTTTGCCGAAATAACGCTCACACAGCAAACCAAACAGACGGAATTCTCTAAAAGGATGTCAATCTTAAAGAAGATTGGAACTACGCTTGTAGCCGTTTTACTTGCCTTTTTCGTTATCTTTGATAAATGGTTTATTGATACCTTTGGCACTTGGATTACAGACCCCATCCTTGATTTTTTATTATTAACTTTGGCCATTATCGGTATGGGGTGGGATGCCTTCGGTCGGTGGCTAAAATCGCAGAGGGCCCCAAAGCGGTTTAACAGGTTGCGATTTGCTCTCAAAAACGCGGCACGCCAACCTGGGCGAAGCACCACCTGCATTAAAACAATAAGTTTAGCGTGTTGTATCGTTGTCGCAGTCGGTGCGAATCGGCACGATGCGCCACCGGAGACAGCATATGCTTTTGTCGCCGAGTCCGCGATCCCATTACACCACAGTCTCAATACACCCGATGGCAAATTTGAACTCGGTTTTTCTGAAAAAGCATCCGAGCTGCTCAGTGAATCCGAAATATTCCCGTTTCGCGCCCTTCCAGGTGAAGATGCCAGCTGCCTGAATCTCTACCAACCTCAGAAACCGCAAATTTTGGGGGCATCGAATACCATGCTTGACGAACTCCCTTGGAGCAACTTATGGGAAGGACAACCTGTAGATGGTAAAGCCATCGCTATCGGTGATGAAAACTCGCTCCGTTGGATTTTACACCATAACCCCAAGGACGATTTTCTGATTCAAGATGAATTCGGAAAACCACTCAGTCTTGAACTTGTGACACTTAAAAACAGCCTTTTTCAGAGCCAATTGATTATCTCTGCGTCTAACTTCACGAAATACTTCCCAAGCCAAAGTGGGTATCAGTTTTTCCTCATCAAAACACCGCAAGCACTGCGAGAAGAGACCGCACACGTCTTAGAGGAAACATTGGCCGATTATGGTTTTGACCTTACATCGGCATCCGCGCGATTAGAAAGTTATCGCGCTGTTGAAAACACCTATATCTCCACTTTCCAAAGCCTCGGCGGTTTAGGCGTGCTACTCGGCACTTTCGGGTTGGCACTGGTATTCTTTAGAAATATCATTGAGCGTCGTGGCGAATTGGCAACCTTACGCGCTTTCGGGTTCCGTCGGCAGCTGCTCTCGCGAATGCTGTTCCTTGAAAGCTGCTTCCTGCTCGCCGTCGGGATGCTGATCGGAATTGTCGCTGGACTCGTGGCGATTCTGGGTTCCCAAGGACATTTTCCTTCTTTTCCATGGGTATCCCTCACAATTACCTTGCTTTTCATCTTCGGTTTCGGTATAATTGCAAATGCAATTGCTGTTGCTGTTGCACTCCGAAGTCCACTTCTGAGCACACTCAAATCCGAATAA
- a CDS encoding ABC transporter ATP-binding protein — translation MEQSRAATASIKIANVSKDFGTVGVLRNISFNLTDGTSVAITGPSGSGKSTLLHIIGTLEEPSAGQVKINNTNPFTLSEPELAQYRNRVIGFVFQDHHLLPQYSVLENVLIPSLAFKQDPGATQRAHQLLRRVGLTDRQTHRPGQLSGGERQRVAIARALINQPDILLCDEPTGNLDTATTDTVADLLFELHNAEKNIMIVVTHNLALASRFEQHLQLVDGRCTLERDT, via the coding sequence ATGGAACAATCTCGCGCTGCTACTGCCTCGATTAAAATAGCCAACGTATCTAAAGACTTCGGAACGGTCGGAGTCCTACGGAATATCTCATTTAATCTTACAGATGGAACGTCCGTCGCTATTACGGGTCCCTCTGGCTCAGGCAAAAGTACACTGCTACACATCATCGGCACCTTAGAAGAACCCTCGGCTGGACAGGTCAAAATTAACAACACAAACCCATTTACCCTCTCTGAACCTGAACTTGCACAGTATCGAAATAGGGTTATTGGATTTGTGTTTCAAGATCACCATCTGCTGCCACAATATTCCGTACTCGAAAATGTTCTGATCCCTTCACTCGCCTTTAAACAGGATCCCGGTGCAACGCAACGCGCACATCAATTGCTCAGACGGGTTGGGCTAACAGACCGGCAAACGCACCGACCGGGGCAACTGTCAGGCGGCGAACGCCAGCGCGTCGCTATCGCACGCGCACTCATCAACCAACCCGATATTCTCCTCTGTGATGAACCGACGGGCAACTTGGACACTGCTACTACCGATACTGTCGCCGATCTGCTTTTTGAGTTGCACAACGCTGAAAAAAATATTATGATAGTTGTCACACACAACCTCGCGCTGGCTTCACGTTTTGAGCAACACCTACAGCTCGTAGATGGCAGATGCACGCTCGAAAGAGACACCTAA
- a CDS encoding thioesterase family protein, which translates to MRTAYQTKRKIEFADTDMAGIVHFTRFFVFMESAEHEFLRSLGTSVATEWDGNKIGWPRLAASCEYLSPLRFEDEVDICLWVSKKGTKSLTYQFHFTHQGEDVARGQLTTVCCITNPGEKLRAIPIPDFIADQIHASP; encoded by the coding sequence ATGCGCACTGCGTACCAAACCAAACGTAAAATTGAGTTCGCCGATACCGATATGGCGGGGATCGTCCATTTCACGCGATTTTTTGTCTTTATGGAATCCGCGGAACACGAATTTCTTCGGAGTTTAGGTACGAGTGTCGCAACCGAATGGGACGGAAATAAAATCGGATGGCCCCGACTCGCGGCTTCGTGTGAATATCTAAGTCCACTTCGGTTTGAAGATGAAGTGGATATCTGCCTCTGGGTCTCGAAAAAAGGAACAAAGTCGCTCACATATCAATTTCACTTTACGCATCAGGGAGAAGATGTCGCACGTGGGCAACTCACGACGGTCTGTTGCATAACGAACCCCGGTGAGAAACTGCGTGCTATTCCTATCCCTGATTTTATTGCAGACCAGATACATGCCTCGCCATAA
- a CDS encoding nuclear transport factor 2 family protein — protein sequence MNDVQNRQDSPKKTTISRNLIWGGAIAAIVIAFVLFLVIFMSSSETPTAFLAKWKSALESSDAKKYESLWVKSERQRPDRGYQNTARLLRDNINFEVNLEGSGQPYRVPRFPNRYRIEGIPVTVHLPNGPTQQLRNLVIEKKGIIQQRWKIIQDEVAGEGIVATVAPESTPQPNLINNSNSPVAPTVIAWKSALEAQDVQKYTDLWDKSARKKRAASFRRATELMSQTHIVEIQYATYSAVPTQRNRYVVDGIRVTLQNGEEIIETHNRTLTIEKKGFFRRQWKLINDQIGEISGAIALARAEQVEVNTVSGEESGGTFDGNAPIDTHLKVRQILGKWQEAWEGKDLETYMSVYSDSALITRVTIRGGVETEVYLKKNELRSKMRRLNNLYGDIQVGISNLQINGDRAVADVTFLQKFTGTPASGTRPAYSDIGTKKLNLMVDPTDGHWRIYAETWKRYENVPDYPKM from the coding sequence GTGAACGACGTACAGAACAGACAAGACAGTCCTAAGAAAACCACTATATCCCGGAACCTTATATGGGGAGGGGCTATTGCGGCAATCGTTATCGCTTTTGTCCTATTCCTCGTGATATTCATGAGTTCGAGTGAAACGCCTACCGCCTTTCTGGCGAAATGGAAAAGTGCGCTCGAATCCAGCGATGCCAAAAAGTATGAATCCCTCTGGGTAAAAAGTGAACGCCAGCGCCCTGATAGAGGCTATCAAAATACAGCAAGACTACTAAGAGATAACATCAACTTTGAAGTTAATCTTGAAGGGAGCGGGCAACCCTACCGAGTCCCGCGATTCCCGAATCGCTATCGCATTGAGGGGATCCCTGTGACGGTTCACCTTCCAAATGGTCCGACACAGCAGTTGCGAAATCTTGTTATTGAAAAGAAAGGGATTATCCAACAACGGTGGAAAATTATTCAAGATGAAGTCGCCGGTGAAGGAATTGTCGCGACGGTAGCACCGGAGTCCACACCACAACCAAATCTTATCAATAACTCCAATAGCCCGGTAGCCCCGACAGTTATCGCTTGGAAGAGCGCATTGGAAGCGCAGGATGTACAGAAGTACACCGATTTGTGGGATAAGTCCGCCCGAAAAAAACGGGCAGCAAGTTTCCGCCGCGCGACGGAGTTAATGTCGCAAACCCACATCGTTGAAATCCAATATGCTACCTACAGTGCTGTGCCAACCCAGAGAAATCGCTATGTTGTTGACGGCATTCGCGTAACTTTGCAAAATGGTGAGGAAATCATTGAAACTCACAATCGCACACTCACTATCGAGAAAAAGGGGTTCTTCAGACGACAATGGAAACTCATTAACGATCAGATCGGTGAGATATCCGGTGCCATCGCGCTCGCGCGGGCTGAACAAGTGGAAGTTAACACAGTTTCTGGCGAAGAGTCCGGTGGAACTTTCGATGGAAATGCACCGATTGATACGCATCTTAAAGTGAGGCAAATCCTTGGGAAATGGCAAGAGGCTTGGGAAGGGAAGGACTTGGAGACTTACATGTCTGTCTATTCAGACAGTGCCTTGATCACGCGTGTCACTATACGTGGCGGTGTAGAAACTGAGGTCTACCTTAAGAAAAATGAACTCCGTTCCAAGATGAGAAGACTGAATAATCTTTACGGGGACATCCAGGTTGGTATCTCTAATTTGCAAATTAACGGTGATCGGGCAGTAGCAGATGTAACGTTCTTGCAAAAATTTACAGGCACTCCCGCAAGTGGCACCCGTCCTGCTTACTCCGATATTGGCACGAAAAAACTGAATTTGATGGTAGATCCGACCGACGGGCACTGGCGAATTTATGCAGAGACATGGAAACGCTACGAAAATGTACCGGACTATCCAAAAATGTAG
- a CDS encoding DUF4398 domain-containing protein, protein MKQFIALPRKYNFALLRILIVAMLLVSLALAGCGGKLGKIESSVVDTAIADAEAAITAARDVDAASLAPDAFRAATSNLEAAKTALTEKKGNDALRLAYQATADARLAHRHAINVNKNSKLNATILEKEAGTVELRQRLGKKETELARVESEMQAARDEEEQLSRRVRDLQQKNRELSVTRENYGKQVAELIKTLEEMQTSGKRAETEIRNYGKEISALRRRLDIADKVVKEEGYQKRAAIAEAESLRKQIREQAEIYTKKLAEAGQQGIAAKHADFLAQQAQASRAYEASKPPLSPAKTGRTSLSTEQIAAGKAALSNWEAAWQRQNLNVHLAYYEHNIVVDKVVIHESKEDRSKIDRQQLESNLRQMNEHTWRNVKTDTEVESESIISVQQMSRLVTPAADENATALYNIWIREVWMHQVGNGWKIHHEIWKIFENVPDF, encoded by the coding sequence ATGAAACAGTTCATTGCTTTACCGCGGAAGTATAACTTCGCATTGCTTAGGATTTTGATTGTCGCGATGCTTCTCGTCTCTTTGGCTTTAGCAGGTTGTGGTGGAAAACTCGGAAAAATTGAGTCATCTGTAGTTGACACGGCGATCGCGGATGCAGAAGCAGCTATCACAGCCGCACGGGACGTTGATGCGGCATCACTTGCCCCCGATGCCTTTCGAGCCGCTACATCCAACCTTGAAGCTGCAAAAACAGCACTCACGGAAAAGAAAGGCAACGACGCACTCCGACTCGCATACCAAGCCACCGCTGATGCCAGACTTGCACACAGGCATGCCATTAACGTTAACAAAAACTCCAAATTGAATGCCACGATCCTTGAAAAAGAGGCAGGGACGGTGGAACTCCGTCAGAGACTCGGCAAGAAGGAAACAGAACTCGCACGCGTCGAGTCCGAAATGCAGGCGGCTCGCGATGAGGAAGAGCAGTTGAGCCGAAGGGTTCGCGACCTTCAGCAAAAGAACCGTGAACTGAGCGTTACACGGGAAAACTATGGAAAACAGGTTGCTGAACTCATCAAAACTTTGGAGGAAATGCAGACGAGCGGCAAGCGGGCAGAGACTGAAATCCGCAACTATGGCAAGGAAATTTCGGCACTCCGCCGTAGACTCGATATTGCCGACAAGGTAGTTAAAGAAGAGGGTTATCAAAAGCGCGCCGCTATCGCTGAGGCAGAATCCCTCAGAAAGCAGATACGCGAACAGGCTGAAATCTATACCAAAAAACTTGCAGAGGCGGGTCAGCAGGGTATCGCCGCAAAACATGCAGATTTTCTTGCACAACAGGCGCAAGCATCACGTGCTTATGAAGCCAGTAAACCGCCACTTTCTCCCGCGAAGACCGGGCGCACCTCGCTCTCTACAGAGCAGATAGCCGCAGGCAAAGCCGCACTTAGTAATTGGGAAGCGGCATGGCAGCGCCAAAACCTCAATGTGCATCTCGCCTATTATGAACATAACATCGTCGTTGATAAAGTGGTGATTCACGAGAGTAAAGAAGATCGAAGTAAAATTGACAGACAGCAGCTGGAATCGAATCTTCGTCAGATGAACGAACACACTTGGCGGAACGTCAAAACCGACACCGAAGTCGAAAGTGAAAGCATTATCAGTGTCCAACAAATGAGTCGGTTAGTTACCCCTGCAGCTGACGAGAATGCTACTGCACTCTATAATATTTGGATTCGCGAAGTTTGGATGCATCAGGTCGGGAACGGTTGGAAAATCCACCATGAAATCTGGAAGATTTTTGAGAATGTGCCAGACTTTTAA
- the disA gene encoding DNA integrity scanning diadenylate cyclase DisA has translation MRSISTENHKTRELLATLKLLSPGTHLREGIDYIIQGKTGGLIVIGDTPEILDLTEGGFRINCQYTSARLYQLSKMDGAIILSEDMKRIVRANVTLRVDPSIPSSETGLRHRSADKFAKQTEHIVLAVSQSRNTLTLFLKDQHYIFRERPVLLSGANQTMLALTQYVKAMQDAVAMLNWAELSGNVTLANVVTAIQLCERVRRAEQELNLYRIELGTQAESIQHIPELTTEIDSGLLITKDYYHESLRDESEAVEKIIGLDANSLAHQSNISEALGYPRDIRNTFEVLEPRGYRMLRQVPRIPFNIVENIVHEFKTLDRIYTAAIGELQAIDGVGKARASTIKDTLLQMKTTTTQPHVLALSMCQ, from the coding sequence GTGCGGAGCATCTCTACAGAAAATCATAAGACACGTGAACTTTTGGCAACCTTGAAGTTGCTGTCACCAGGGACCCATCTGAGAGAGGGTATTGATTATATCATCCAGGGTAAGACGGGTGGACTTATTGTCATTGGTGATACACCGGAAATCTTAGATTTGACAGAAGGCGGCTTTCGGATCAATTGCCAATATACATCGGCGCGTCTGTATCAATTATCAAAAATGGATGGGGCGATTATCCTTTCCGAGGATATGAAACGGATCGTTCGCGCCAATGTGACGTTAAGGGTAGACCCATCTATCCCGTCCAGTGAAACCGGGCTCCGCCACCGATCGGCAGATAAATTTGCTAAACAGACAGAACACATCGTTCTTGCTGTATCACAGAGTCGGAATACGCTCACCTTATTTCTCAAGGACCAACATTATATCTTCCGGGAACGTCCGGTTCTACTCTCAGGCGCGAATCAGACCATGCTCGCACTGACCCAGTACGTCAAAGCCATGCAAGATGCCGTCGCTATGCTGAATTGGGCAGAGTTAAGTGGGAACGTCACGTTAGCGAATGTTGTCACGGCGATCCAACTCTGTGAAAGGGTTCGCCGTGCTGAACAGGAATTGAACCTATACAGAATAGAGTTAGGCACACAAGCAGAATCTATTCAGCACATCCCAGAGCTCACAACTGAAATTGACAGCGGGCTTCTGATTACTAAAGATTATTATCATGAAAGTCTGCGCGATGAATCCGAAGCCGTCGAGAAAATTATAGGGCTTGATGCCAACAGTCTTGCACATCAGAGTAATATTAGTGAGGCTTTAGGGTATCCCCGAGATATTCGGAATACCTTTGAAGTCCTTGAGCCGCGCGGATATCGAATGCTGAGACAGGTGCCGCGTATCCCTTTCAATATTGTTGAGAACATTGTTCACGAATTCAAAACGTTGGATAGAATTTACACCGCCGCTATTGGTGAACTCCAAGCAATTGATGGGGTCGGAAAAGCAAGGGCATCTACAATCAAGGATACACTCTTGCAGATGAAGACGACTACGACCCAACCCCATGTGCTTGCTTTGTCCATGTGTCAATAA
- a CDS encoding peptidylprolyl isomerase: MATVISCDNEQLPNVTIETEKGNIIIELYPEAAPTTVANFAQLIENGFYDGVTFHRYVPGFVIQGGDPDGTGSGGPGWTIRGEFQDPDLRDKMPPHDKGVVAMARTQNPDSAGSQFYICLTSDQRSVGHLDGNYTTFGKVIEGIDVVEALRERDVMKKVTIENYTPAP; encoded by the coding sequence TTGGCGACAGTTATTTCATGCGACAACGAACAATTGCCTAATGTAACGATAGAAACAGAAAAAGGCAACATTATAATAGAACTTTACCCTGAAGCTGCCCCCACCACGGTAGCGAATTTTGCGCAGCTAATTGAGAACGGATTTTACGACGGCGTGACTTTCCACCGCTATGTACCGGGTTTTGTCATTCAAGGGGGTGACCCCGACGGTACCGGCAGCGGCGGACCGGGATGGACAATCCGAGGCGAATTTCAAGACCCTGATCTTCGCGACAAAATGCCGCCACACGATAAAGGGGTCGTAGCCATGGCGCGCACACAGAACCCCGATTCAGCCGGAAGTCAGTTTTATATCTGCCTCACATCTGATCAGAGAAGCGTTGGACATTTAGATGGGAACTATACCACGTTCGGGAAAGTTATAGAAGGAATAGATGTCGTTGAAGCACTTCGCGAACGTGATGTCATGAAAAAAGTGACGATTGAAAATTATACACCCGCACCCTAA
- a CDS encoding KamA family radical SAM protein — protein MEEWKRLVRDTVNTPEKLAAAFDVDLEEMRRIHKEFPIRINPYYLSLIEEPGDPIWKQVVPDPRELMSTGVEDPLHEEDDSEVPNVTHRYPDRALFYVNYMCPIYCRFCTRKRKVGDPHSISENNVERGLAYIQEHPEIRDVIISGGDPLMLTDKKIDMVVGGLRAIEHLEIIRIGSRVPVTLPQRITPELCAILKQYHPFYINTHFNHPREITPETEKACGMLADAGIPMGNQTVLLKGVNDDPAVMVELMKGLLRIRVKPYYIYQADLIVGTDHFRTAVKTGLDIVAALRGHISGLGVPHYVVDAPGGGGKIALIPDPIVAFDDEEIQLRNYEGNVYSYPSTPFFDEDW, from the coding sequence ATGGAAGAATGGAAACGTCTCGTTAGGGATACTGTCAACACACCCGAAAAACTTGCCGCCGCATTCGATGTTGATTTAGAGGAGATGCGGCGGATTCACAAAGAATTCCCGATCCGCATTAATCCGTATTATCTCAGTCTTATAGAAGAGCCGGGTGACCCGATTTGGAAACAGGTCGTTCCTGATCCAAGGGAATTGATGAGCACAGGCGTAGAGGATCCGCTCCACGAAGAAGACGATAGCGAGGTGCCGAACGTCACACACCGCTATCCAGACCGAGCACTCTTCTATGTTAACTATATGTGCCCTATCTATTGCCGTTTCTGTACCCGCAAACGGAAGGTCGGTGACCCGCACTCGATTTCTGAGAATAACGTCGAAAGGGGGCTCGCTTATATTCAGGAACACCCAGAAATTCGCGATGTTATCATCTCCGGTGGCGACCCACTTATGCTGACGGATAAGAAAATTGATATGGTTGTCGGTGGATTACGCGCGATAGAACACTTGGAAATTATTCGGATCGGATCGCGTGTCCCCGTGACGCTCCCGCAACGGATCACACCTGAGCTGTGTGCGATTCTGAAGCAGTATCATCCATTTTATATTAACACGCACTTCAACCACCCCCGCGAAATTACACCTGAGACGGAGAAGGCGTGCGGCATGCTGGCAGATGCTGGCATACCTATGGGTAACCAGACGGTGCTTCTTAAAGGCGTGAATGACGACCCGGCTGTGATGGTGGAACTCATGAAAGGGTTGCTGCGGATCCGGGTCAAGCCGTACTATATCTATCAAGCCGATCTTATTGTTGGGACGGATCATTTCCGGACGGCGGTGAAGACGGGTTTAGATATTGTTGCGGCATTGCGTGGGCATATATCCGGACTCGGTGTGCCGCATTATGTTGTCGATGCACCCGGTGGTGGTGGCAAAATTGCGTTGATTCCTGATCCTATTGTGGCTTTCGATGACGAAGAAATCCAACTTCGGAACTACGAAGGCAACGTCTATAGTTATCCAAGCACGCCGTTCTTTGATGAGGATTGGTAG